The following are encoded together in the Tribolium castaneum strain GA2 chromosome 3, icTriCast1.1, whole genome shotgun sequence genome:
- the LOC658082 gene encoding calcium and integrin-binding protein 1 — protein MGSATSSFSMLTEDILDEYSMLTYLSKAEILRLYKIFSNFGSENLQTNHRYSVNQVELAFPQLKYNPFRERIYKVFSSEKDGKLSFEDILDLCSVMSQKCPDKVKAAWAFRIFDYDEDGAVGERDLMTVMDRLTDWQNSGNRIDKPDQKHIVQVLLKEMDLESNGTIGQLEFEHAVGKMSEFPHSFRFAF, from the exons ATGGGGTCGGCCACAAGTAGTTTTTCAATGTTAACCGAGGATATTTTGGACGAGTATTCAATGTTGACCTACTTAAGCAAAGCAGAAATTCTGAG attgtataaaattttctcaaacTTCGGCTCTGAAAACCTGCAAACCAACCACCGCTACTCTGTGAACCAAGTGGAACTGGCTTTTCCACAACTCAAG TACAACCCGTTCCGAGAGAGGATATACAAGGTGTTCTCCTCGGAAAAGGACGGCAAATTATCATTCGAAGACATCCTCGATTTGTGTTCGGTGATGTCGCAAAAATGCCCCGATAAAGTCAAAGCAGCGTGGGCTTTCCGAATTTTCG ATTACGACGAAGATGGCGCTGTGGGCGAGAGGGATTTGATGACGGTCATGGACCGGTTAACAGACTGGCAAAACAGCGGCAATCGCATTGATAAACCCGATCAAAAACACATTGTGCAAGTG CTATTGAAAGAGATGGATTTGGAGTCGAATGGAACGATTGGGCAATTGGAATTCGAACACGCAGTCGGGAAAATGTCAGAGTTTCCACATTCTTTCCGATTTGCGTTTTAA
- the LOC100142049 gene encoding uncharacterized protein LOC100142049: MNPTHYPPAITPGFMGVSPPHSSTYRDPNGSMSYFQNYRNEHLSRMHSLPYEWGDIHIEYTPKADIALLNKVNNLDKFIRMPQSRFTMLDVGRQKEIDDFYMACQLHRDQYKDQVGKLHPLDYFKTTDYTYQCAPDPTTKYLQSPRFYVKYKSPQVLPLSLERSYKSPLLPERALTGRYDPVSDIKYKR; this comes from the exons ATGAACCCCACCCATTACCCCCCTGCCATAACGCCCGGTTTCATGGGTGTGAGTCCGCCCCATTCCAGTACCTACAGGGACCCCAATGGCAGCATGTCTTACTTCCAAAATTACAGGAATGAGCACTTATCCAGAATGCAT TCTCTTCCGTACGAATGGGGCGATATACACATTGAGTACACCCCCAAGGCCGACATAGCCCTCTTAAACAAAGTCAACAACTTGGACAAATTCATTAGAATGCCTCAGTCACGTTTCACAATGTTGGACGTGGGGCGTCAGAAGgaaattgatgatttttatATGGCTTGTCAGCTGCATCGTGACCAGTATAAGGACCAAGTGGGCAAACTGCATCCTTTggattatttcaaaactacagATTATACGTATCAGTGTGCACCAGATCCCACAAC aaaatatctGCAAAGCCCACGATTCTACGTCAAGTACAAGAGTCCCCAAGTCCTTCCACTTAGTCTGGAGCGAAGCTACAAGAGCCCCTTGTTACCAGAGCGGGCCCTCACTGGCCGTTATGACCCAGTTAGCGACATCAAGTACAAAAGATAG
- the mi gene encoding uncharacterized protein mi, whose amino-acid sequence MDYALIMDNDSGYVSHNQESNFDSLSESGFKAKASAELDYLNEDALLEKPLVINNSFDSVINSSQESVRTHFSGFEDSEASDTSFVIPPVPPIIWDCDENKENIDTCSVFNSSKETSDSFTTTPTKSFSHKVLANVTNTYDQNQVTGKVHLASKENVPTITPQKLYQNRITADTSPDLFAEEEEVLKSVMPSKITPKDTPKENHCSKDLKLLRKVQSSLNGVHPPPSVTIIQMTVAEMLDKIEENKHLFWKTSSTVTSECNSLLINDNVNTTWPRILQARQLGLHHNRSKVSEEFEHLCLKYAERYVGAETQSSCTVFESNPSNLQKRKMAKPKWGSKSPGRRLSHLARRRITFSSSNLQSGSSSAILGSRARQIMIDARKLSSLRKSPRKSPRKTPSKSPFKIKKMTPSSSAKKKLAMRFRQMTGEFENSNSSFSSCASDQSVLSFKRSLFGNDRDIGSFSGPIEKKSTKRALFSSPLKHSPKKSPFKIGKRKRIDFDEGNASKLPRSSSLNLIKPEPKPCFNRSLSDTLNSSKSEELSDQHKKKLQWAVYESLRLQNVTPTHPQYKVFASVLARVTRKFLPGLKFEGRTTEKMFRIARHHSFAVVKGKTVDEIVNEYVKSRMKNQKPQGYIGIEEFHGLRKDEGSDKENILVDRSNVESVEKKRDVPGPKTRFLSSNRIERIKKVISFEEKDT is encoded by the exons ACTTTAGTGGGTTCGAGGACTCTGAGGCTTCAGACACGTCCTTTGTAATCCCACCAGTGCCACCAATCATCTGGGACTGTGATG AAAACAAGGAAAACATCGACACTTGTTCAGTCTTCAACAGTTCCAAAGAAACCAGCGACAGTTTCACCACAACTCCCACCAAATCATTCTCGCATAAAGTGCTCGCAAACGTGACAAACACATACGACCAAAACCAAGTGACTGGCAAAGTTCACCTTGCCAGTAAAGAAAACGTTCCAACAATAACTCCACAAAAACTGTACCAAAATCGAATCACTGCCGACACCAGCCCCGACTTATTCGCCGAAGAAGAAGAAGTTTTAAAGTCTGTAATGCCATCGAAAATAACACCGAAAGACACCCCAAAGGAAAATCACTGCAGCAAGGACTTAAAACTGTTGAGAAAAGTGCAAAGTTCGTTAAATGGGGTCCACCCACCGCCCAGTGTCACAATCATACAAATGACCGTCGCGGAAATGCTTGACAAAATCGAGGAAAATAAACACTTGTTTTGGAAAACGTCCAGTACGGTCACCAGTGAGTGCAACTCGTTGCTGATTAACGATAATGTCAACACGACCTGGCCTCGAATCTTACAAGCCAGACAGTTGGGACTACA tcACAACCGCAGCAAAGTATCCGAAGAGTTCGAACACTTGTGCCTTAAATACGCCGAGCGTTATGTTGGTGCCGAGACCCAGTCTTCGTGCACTGTTTTCGAATCGAATCCGTCGAATTTGCAAAAGCGCAAAATGGCCAAACCCAAGTGGGGCTCCAAGTCGCCAGGCCGACGTTTGAGCCACTTGGCGAGGCGCCGGATCACCTTTTCCAGCTCGAATCTGCAGTCGGGTAGCAGTTCGGCGATTCTCGGGTCACGTGCCAGGCAAATTATGATCGATGCTAG GAAACTGAGTTCGTTGAGGAAAAGTCCCAGGAAGAGTCCGAGGAAAACACCGTCAAAGAGTccgtttaaaattaagaaaatgacGCCTAGTAGTTCAGCGAAGAAGAAGTTGGCGATGAGGTTTAGACAAATGACGGGAGAGTTTGAAAATTCGAATTCGAGTTTTTCGAGCTGTGCCTCAGATCAGTCGGTTTTGAGCTTTAAGAGGTCGCTGTTTGGCAACGATAGGGACATAG GGTCATTTAGCGGCCCCATTGAGAAAAAGTCCACAAAGAGAGCACTGTTCTCATCTCCACTTAAACACTCGCCGAAAAAATCGCCGTTTAAAATCGGCAAACGAAAACGCATCGATTTCGACGAAGGCAACGCCTCGAAACTGCCTCGAAGCTCGtcactaaatttaataaaacccgAGCCAAAACCATGCTTTAATCGCTCTCTAAGCGACACTTTAAACAGCTCCAAATCGGAGGAACTGAGCGATCAGCACAAGAAAAAGCTCCAATGGGCCGTTTACGAGTCATTGAGACTGCAAAACGTGACGCCCACTCATCCCCAGTATAAAGTTTTCGCGTCGGTTTTGGCCAGAGTTACGCGTAAATTTTTGCCGGGCTTGAAATTCGAGGGCCGAACGACCGAAAAAATGTTCAGGATTGCGCGGCATCACTCGTTTGCGGTGGTCAAAGGGAAGACTGTGGACGAGATTGTGAACGAGTACGTTAAGAGCAGGATGAAGAACCAAAAACCGCAAGGGTATATAGGGATTGAGGAGTTTCACGGGTTGAGGAAGGACGAAGGCTCGGATAAGGAGAATATTTTGGTTGACAGGTCGAATGTGGAGAGTGTGGAGAAAAAGAGGGATGTTCCAGGGCCTAAGACGAGGTTCCTGAGCAGCAATAGGATTGAGAGGATTAAAAAAGTCATTTCTTTTGAAGAAAAAGACACGTAG